A stretch of the Pseudosulfitobacter pseudonitzschiae genome encodes the following:
- a CDS encoding type IV secretion system protein produces the protein MKLKAALLLSAMVLTQSAFAGVPVIDATAIANAKQEFTQEIAQMVKELEEAKRLYDAVNGLTDMADIAEVLNDPQVRELLGPEAMQIASSFDVNLDALGDLSSTAQGFLDHTKVSPSDVSAEDFYRQELDRIGAQSARDAAIGDRIVQAADDRLAGLEHLRQAIGGASTQKEIDALTARMQVESAMLQNDTNRIQGLAMLQEAQAKVEEQRNREIAAQNRAATMNAAQELYNQ, from the coding sequence ATGAAACTCAAGGCTGCTCTACTGCTCTCCGCCATGGTCCTCACACAGTCCGCTTTTGCTGGTGTTCCGGTTATTGATGCCACCGCCATTGCCAACGCCAAGCAGGAATTTACCCAAGAAATAGCCCAGATGGTCAAGGAACTGGAAGAGGCGAAGCGGCTCTATGATGCTGTAAACGGCCTTACCGACATGGCTGATATTGCCGAAGTCCTGAATGATCCGCAGGTACGCGAATTGCTCGGGCCAGAGGCCATGCAGATTGCGAGCTCGTTTGATGTAAACCTTGATGCGCTTGGCGATCTGTCCAGCACCGCGCAAGGCTTTTTGGATCACACCAAGGTTTCGCCCTCTGACGTGTCAGCCGAGGATTTCTATCGGCAAGAGCTGGACCGGATCGGTGCGCAATCGGCTCGAGATGCTGCGATCGGGGATCGCATCGTTCAAGCCGCTGACGACCGCCTAGCGGGCTTGGAGCACTTGCGTCAGGCGATTGGTGGCGCATCCACACAGAAGGAAATCGACGCGCTCACAGCTCGCATGCAGGTCGAATCTGCCATGCTGCAAAACGACACAAACCGCATTCAAGGGCTGGCAATGCTGCAAGAGGCGCAGGCCAAAGTTGAAGAACAACGCAACCGGGAAATTGCAGCTCAGAACCGCGCAGCGACCATGAACGCAGCACAGGAGCTATACAACCAATGA
- a CDS encoding type IV secretion system protein, protein MWQGLYDDFISNLTSQTDAIAGNMSSALTPPLTAAMMLYIILYGIAIIRGSIQEPVLDFAVRGIKLAIIWSLVSSAGEYTSWVGSTINNGISEFINALTGGSGTMPGDSVMVQAHEFADKVQEQYASESWTGVIVGGIIAIVVLVTAFIFAAIAFVVSLLTTFALSIMAGIGPLFICFALFDATRGWFFAWLGQILNFALVKLLVIVLTVLIVSLLGNIYTQTSVLDIGVAWGAYVSGLLCSIIFFFLIPSIASGLSAGAQASTGMLQRSVERNLGIPTRGGTGGSATRT, encoded by the coding sequence ATGTGGCAGGGTCTTTATGATGATTTCATCAGCAATTTGACTTCGCAAACCGATGCTATTGCTGGAAACATGTCGTCGGCTCTGACCCCACCTCTTACGGCTGCTATGATGCTGTATATCATCCTGTACGGCATCGCGATCATACGCGGCTCGATCCAGGAACCCGTCTTGGATTTTGCCGTGCGTGGTATCAAACTGGCTATTATTTGGTCTCTCGTTTCTTCCGCTGGTGAGTACACGAGCTGGGTTGGCTCCACGATCAACAATGGCATTTCAGAGTTCATTAATGCGCTAACTGGCGGCTCAGGAACCATGCCGGGTGATTCCGTTATGGTTCAGGCACATGAGTTCGCGGACAAAGTTCAGGAACAATATGCGAGCGAAAGCTGGACCGGCGTAATCGTCGGCGGCATCATTGCGATTGTTGTCCTGGTCACGGCATTCATCTTCGCCGCAATCGCTTTTGTGGTCAGCCTGTTGACCACGTTCGCCCTCTCGATCATGGCCGGGATTGGCCCGCTGTTCATTTGCTTTGCACTGTTCGACGCCACACGCGGTTGGTTCTTTGCATGGCTCGGCCAAATCCTCAATTTCGCGCTGGTCAAATTGCTCGTGATTGTCCTGACGGTTCTGATCGTTTCGCTTCTGGGCAACATCTACACGCAGACGTCAGTGCTGGATATTGGAGTCGCATGGGGGGCTTACGTCAGCGGCCTGCTATGCTCGATCATTTTCTTCTTCCTCATTCCGTCCATCGCCTCCGGCCTGTCGGCTGGCGCGCAGGCGTCGACCGGAATGCTTCAACGCTCGGTTGAACGCAATCTGGGCATTCCGACACGCGGCGGCACGGGCGGAAGCGCAACAAGAACATAG
- the virB11 gene encoding P-type DNA transfer ATPase VirB11, giving the protein MHDGNMPRLAPAGLASFLAPLQDYLDQPDVIELCINRPKELFVETYDGWKIEYIDALTFAHLSSLATTAATFTKQSIDPTHPILSGSLPGGERIQIVIPPAVPQDTVSITIRKPAERTFTLEDYEQSGMFDDIFTEIGSLSDVDKTLLDLHSKKSWKAFLKYAVRNKKNILVSGSTGSGKTTFSKALIPEIPDNERILTIEDTVELVIPQPNNVRLIYSKDGQGQAKLSVRQLLESSLRMRPDRIFLQELRDAEAFYYLRNVNTGHSGSITTIHANSAMLAFEQLALLVKESEAGRDLKRSEIKEMLLQMVDVVVQVKRRDGRFRITEIFFDPTRKFEGAKS; this is encoded by the coding sequence ATGCACGATGGAAACATGCCTCGGCTAGCCCCTGCGGGGCTTGCTTCCTTCTTGGCCCCGCTCCAAGACTACCTAGACCAGCCTGATGTTATCGAACTTTGTATAAACCGGCCCAAAGAGCTTTTCGTTGAAACTTATGACGGCTGGAAGATTGAGTATATCGACGCGCTCACATTCGCGCATCTGAGCAGCCTGGCTACAACAGCCGCCACTTTCACCAAGCAGTCAATCGACCCGACGCACCCCATTTTGTCGGGTAGTTTGCCGGGCGGCGAACGTATCCAGATTGTGATACCTCCGGCAGTTCCACAAGACACTGTCAGTATCACGATCCGAAAACCGGCAGAGCGCACATTCACACTTGAAGATTATGAGCAGTCGGGAATGTTTGACGACATTTTTACTGAAATAGGCTCGTTGTCGGACGTGGACAAAACGCTGCTCGATCTTCATTCCAAGAAGTCGTGGAAAGCGTTCCTGAAATACGCTGTTCGGAACAAAAAGAACATTCTGGTATCTGGTTCAACCGGATCAGGTAAAACCACTTTCTCAAAGGCACTGATCCCGGAGATACCGGACAATGAGCGCATCCTGACAATTGAGGACACTGTTGAGCTGGTCATACCCCAGCCTAACAACGTGCGCCTTATTTACTCTAAGGATGGCCAGGGTCAGGCCAAGCTATCAGTTCGTCAGCTTCTCGAAAGCTCGTTACGGATGCGTCCTGATCGGATTTTCCTTCAAGAGCTGCGAGACGCCGAAGCGTTCTATTACCTGCGGAATGTTAACACCGGGCACTCGGGCTCGATCACAACCATTCACGCAAATTCCGCCATGCTGGCCTTTGAACAGCTCGCTTTGCTGGTCAAAGAAAGTGAGGCCGGACGTGATCTGAAACGCTCAGAGATTAAGGAAATGCTGTTGCAGATGGTTGATGTGGTTGTGCAGGTCAAGCGCAGAGATGGCCGGTTCCGCATCACTGAAATTTTCTTCGACCCAACCCGCAAATTCGAAGGAGCCAAATCGTGA
- a CDS encoding type IV secretory system conjugative DNA transfer family protein, whose translation MALYPKLVIARGFDGETGRWVKIASYAGAVPALGMIIAFLMNKPKQDLHGKARFAENRDIKAAALRSKSGLIAGFTGPLPSRNYGKPVDKMGRHVEDGGAVKIASTGHLTPRNLLTYGGPEHMFIYAPTRSGKGVAVVVPNLLNWPGSAVVLDIKKENWTLTAGFRQSGGQDVYLFDPLEPNGRTHRWNPLSTVRRGGDFQIEDLQRLADLFIPVQSKDPFFDRAAQTAFVGVGGYLAETPRLPFTLGEIFRQLTLSGDVVKTFKDRIKKRKDDGHPLSWQTEAALTDFISKSENTFESVKSTITANLGLFANPLLDRATSASDFDFADLRKRSMSIYVGITPNNLGRLGPLLNLFFQSCVDANMQELPENNPELKHKVLLCMDEFAAVGELPSFKRGIGYFAGYGLKVLTIIQTPAQLSDIYGADGAAAYMDNAGVEVVFTPKSLKEARNLSERFGTLAMESKSESRSKHLANSKGTTVSTSEQKRSLMMPQELLAMDQSKALVIIAGQPPVMANKLRYYAEEVFLERSKIAPPEIPSISPGALDGKVAKVEAENLELRKEQVETREELAALREELARITALAEYRDENVANGQPASVEMTTEEITNPGGIMPERLKLDHSSAREKLAALKKSGKLTSQDGAKELLTSLGVDLPHPAIA comes from the coding sequence ATGGCCCTTTACCCGAAACTGGTAATAGCCCGTGGGTTTGATGGGGAGACAGGCCGTTGGGTTAAAATCGCAAGTTACGCAGGGGCGGTGCCAGCTCTGGGCATGATCATCGCCTTTCTGATGAACAAGCCTAAGCAAGACCTGCACGGCAAAGCGCGCTTTGCCGAAAATCGGGACATAAAGGCTGCGGCGCTGCGGTCGAAAAGCGGGCTGATAGCCGGGTTCACTGGCCCCCTGCCCTCTCGGAACTACGGTAAGCCGGTAGATAAGATGGGACGGCACGTTGAGGACGGCGGGGCCGTCAAAATCGCTTCTACAGGCCACTTGACACCCAGGAATCTGCTTACCTATGGCGGGCCAGAACACATGTTCATTTATGCGCCCACGCGCTCCGGTAAAGGTGTTGCCGTCGTCGTGCCAAACCTGTTGAATTGGCCCGGTTCTGCGGTTGTCCTCGACATTAAAAAAGAAAACTGGACGTTGACGGCGGGCTTTCGTCAAAGCGGTGGGCAGGACGTTTATCTGTTCGATCCGCTGGAACCGAATGGCAGAACACACCGCTGGAACCCGCTTTCAACGGTACGTCGGGGCGGTGATTTTCAGATTGAAGATTTGCAGCGATTGGCCGACCTGTTCATTCCGGTGCAATCGAAAGACCCCTTCTTTGACCGAGCGGCACAAACCGCCTTTGTCGGTGTCGGCGGCTATCTGGCTGAGACCCCGCGTTTGCCGTTTACCCTGGGCGAGATTTTCCGGCAGCTCACACTTAGTGGTGATGTTGTTAAGACCTTCAAAGACCGTATTAAGAAACGCAAAGATGATGGTCACCCGCTCTCGTGGCAAACTGAGGCTGCGCTTACTGATTTTATTTCTAAGTCGGAAAACACCTTTGAAAGCGTCAAGTCCACGATTACGGCCAACCTGGGACTGTTTGCCAACCCCTTGCTTGACCGTGCGACTTCTGCATCAGATTTCGATTTTGCAGACCTTCGGAAGCGGAGTATGTCAATCTATGTCGGCATCACGCCCAACAACCTCGGACGCCTCGGCCCGTTGCTCAACCTGTTCTTTCAGTCATGCGTTGATGCCAACATGCAAGAGCTGCCCGAGAACAACCCAGAGCTAAAGCACAAGGTTCTGCTTTGCATGGACGAGTTTGCCGCTGTGGGTGAACTGCCGTCCTTCAAGCGTGGTATCGGCTACTTTGCCGGGTATGGCTTGAAGGTGCTGACAATCATCCAGACGCCCGCCCAACTCTCGGACATTTACGGAGCGGATGGTGCGGCCGCCTACATGGATAACGCGGGGGTTGAGGTCGTCTTCACTCCGAAGAGTTTGAAAGAGGCGCGCAACCTGTCCGAGCGGTTTGGTACGTTGGCGATGGAAAGCAAGAGTGAGTCCCGATCAAAACACCTCGCCAACAGCAAAGGTACGACCGTCAGCACCAGTGAGCAAAAACGCTCTCTGATGATGCCTCAAGAACTGCTGGCTATGGATCAGTCCAAAGCACTTGTCATCATCGCCGGGCAACCGCCCGTGATGGCGAACAAGCTACGGTACTATGCTGAAGAGGTGTTTTTGGAACGGTCGAAAATCGCCCCGCCGGAAATTCCATCAATCTCCCCGGGCGCATTGGACGGTAAGGTTGCAAAGGTCGAAGCGGAAAACCTCGAACTGCGGAAAGAACAGGTCGAGACGCGCGAAGAGCTGGCCGCTTTGAGGGAAGAGTTGGCTCGGATCACTGCCCTGGCTGAGTACCGCGACGAGAACGTGGCAAACGGACAACCTGCAAGCGTCGAAATGACCACCGAAGAAATTACAAACCCGGGTGGCATTATGCCCGAGCGTTTGAAGCTCGATCATTCCAGCGCCCGTGAAAAGCTCGCTGCGCTCAAAAAATCAGGAAAACTCACTTCGCAGGACGGTGCCAAAGAACTGCTTACGTCTCTTGGCGTCGATCTTCCCCACCCCGCTATTGCATAG
- a CDS encoding IS1182 family transposase: MFYEFSLEDHIPTDHLLRSIDRFVDLSSIRAYLAEFYSHTGRPSVDPELLIRMLLVGYCFGIRSERRLCEEVHLNLAYRWFCRLDLSDRVPDHSTFSKNRHGRFRDSELLRHLFETTVARCIAEGLVSGQRMAIDASLIEADTNKQNSTPKEDWDPTRIDPADAPRAVREYLDTLDKAAFGTASEVQPKFTSHSDPASQWTAARKGPAFFSYSDNYLIDTDHGVILDVEPTRSIRQAEVGSTKTMLTRVKDKFGLVPDWMIADTAYGSGPMLGWLVERKIDPYIPVIDKAGRPDGTWTRTDFDWDAQNDQYICPEGHALKQFRRNYSDPNRCPTGKGTAKYRALKLTCQVCPSKPKCCPNADARSITREEHEDARQVARDLAKTDEYAIAMKLRKKVEMLFAHLKRILGLSRLRLHGPCGANDEFLLAATAQNLRRLAKIFPAPQQTRKA, encoded by the coding sequence CTGTTTTACGAGTTCTCGCTCGAGGATCACATCCCCACGGATCACTTGCTGCGATCCATCGACCGGTTCGTCGACTTGAGCAGTATCCGCGCCTATCTGGCGGAGTTCTACAGTCACACAGGCCGCCCCTCGGTCGATCCCGAGTTGCTGATCCGAATGCTTCTGGTCGGATACTGTTTCGGCATCCGGTCAGAGCGGCGGCTCTGCGAAGAGGTGCATCTGAACCTCGCGTATCGCTGGTTCTGCCGCCTCGATCTGAGCGACCGGGTCCCGGATCACTCGACGTTTTCCAAGAACCGGCATGGGCGCTTTCGCGACAGCGAACTGCTGCGCCACCTGTTTGAGACGACTGTCGCGCGTTGCATCGCCGAAGGTCTGGTCAGCGGCCAGCGCATGGCTATCGATGCCAGCCTGATCGAAGCTGATACCAACAAGCAGAACTCCACGCCGAAGGAAGACTGGGACCCGACGCGCATCGATCCGGCTGACGCGCCCCGCGCAGTGCGTGAGTATCTCGACACGCTGGATAAGGCCGCATTTGGCACGGCCAGCGAGGTGCAGCCCAAGTTTACCTCGCATTCTGATCCCGCCAGTCAGTGGACAGCAGCCCGCAAAGGCCCTGCTTTCTTTAGCTATTCCGACAATTATCTCATCGACACGGATCACGGTGTCATCTTGGATGTGGAACCCACCCGCTCAATCCGGCAAGCCGAGGTTGGATCGACAAAAACGATGCTGACGCGTGTGAAAGACAAATTCGGCTTGGTCCCTGACTGGATGATCGCCGACACAGCCTATGGTTCAGGCCCAATGCTTGGCTGGCTCGTGGAACGCAAGATCGATCCTTACATCCCTGTGATCGACAAGGCCGGACGCCCCGATGGGACCTGGACACGCACGGATTTCGACTGGGATGCGCAGAACGACCAATACATCTGCCCCGAGGGGCACGCGCTCAAGCAGTTCCGCCGGAATTATTCCGATCCGAACCGGTGTCCGACGGGCAAGGGCACCGCAAAGTATCGTGCGCTGAAGCTGACCTGTCAGGTTTGCCCATCCAAGCCGAAGTGCTGCCCCAATGCCGACGCCAGGTCGATCACGCGTGAAGAACACGAAGATGCCCGTCAAGTTGCCAGAGATCTGGCCAAAACGGATGAATATGCGATTGCGATGAAGCTCAGGAAGAAGGTCGAAATGCTCTTCGCCCACCTCAAACGTATTCTCGGCCTGAGCCGACTTCGATTACATGGTCCATGCGGTGCAAATGACGAATTCCTGCTCGCCGCAACTGCCCAAAACCTCCGCAGACTCGCTAAGATCTTTCCTGCACCGCAGCAAACGCGCAAAGCCTGA
- a CDS encoding LPD7 domain-containing protein, with protein sequence MADTQNQINHNFELSYGHSDDKNSYATAVEAGKAFADADAKLAPRVIESDDKGARTLANSGRSGDAYYKQVPTLEAVQADKPREIDVQFWTAYHDRIAEKAHTESAPALDDTPIELKEPERQQPQQGRKDEGKEPPKEAQPVMTPALDTAPEGSAEPEKPQPEKSQDERFAIPMSFEERFILTRESNRQEMFRSYDDKRPAISDRGDSLHTKNTDRSTAMDMIELAAHRGWSSMKVKGPTDFRREMWIEGTAQGIEVKGYRPNDKDRAEAERRTELIGERVIERIDQDRGKSGRQADAAGQPENQAKGQSNVVPMINYKDGLEGKITDIGAAPYRDREGASATPYVALELADGRAHKLWGVGLPDMLEKNQIKVGDKATIFADGQKAVTVKERDAKTGVMKDKDTFRREWGARDIERTPERESNRVVPVQKNDEPVIESADPPAAKKEAPSVTMQPGSNNGAKHHQEQQRPSDRLEERLKHKDAASSPQLRGAASTLALIDAEMRAAGVPDKDRQLVRELAVNELANGIRAGRQYDVQRLPNVSASQQAAARAITTKDVSKLIEQARVRTPPNLATANKGPTQTPEQARERTQQQDRGR encoded by the coding sequence ATGGCTGACACACAGAACCAGATAAATCACAACTTCGAACTGTCGTATGGACATTCTGACGACAAGAACAGCTATGCAACTGCGGTCGAAGCTGGGAAAGCCTTCGCGGATGCTGATGCGAAACTTGCTCCCCGAGTCATTGAATCGGATGATAAGGGCGCTCGTACTTTGGCAAATAGTGGTCGCAGTGGCGATGCGTATTACAAGCAGGTGCCAACGCTGGAAGCGGTCCAAGCTGACAAACCTCGTGAAATCGATGTACAGTTTTGGACGGCCTATCATGACCGGATCGCAGAGAAAGCCCATACGGAAAGTGCCCCTGCCCTGGATGATACGCCTATCGAGCTGAAAGAGCCTGAGAGGCAGCAACCCCAACAAGGCCGCAAGGATGAGGGAAAAGAGCCGCCCAAAGAGGCCCAGCCTGTAATGACGCCCGCTCTCGACACTGCTCCTGAAGGATCGGCAGAGCCAGAAAAGCCGCAACCTGAAAAATCGCAGGATGAACGGTTTGCAATCCCGATGAGTTTTGAAGAGCGGTTTATTCTGACGCGCGAAAGCAACCGTCAGGAAATGTTTCGTTCTTACGACGACAAGCGCCCAGCAATTTCAGATCGTGGTGACAGTCTCCACACCAAAAATACAGATCGTAGCACGGCAATGGACATGATCGAGCTGGCGGCGCATCGCGGCTGGTCATCCATGAAGGTGAAAGGACCGACAGATTTTCGCCGGGAAATGTGGATTGAAGGCACGGCGCAGGGCATCGAAGTTAAGGGCTATAGGCCGAACGACAAAGATCGGGCGGAAGCCGAGCGCCGAACTGAATTGATTGGTGAACGGGTCATTGAACGTATTGACCAAGATCGGGGCAAGAGTGGTCGTCAGGCTGATGCAGCGGGACAACCTGAGAACCAGGCTAAAGGCCAGTCCAACGTTGTTCCAATGATCAATTACAAAGACGGGCTTGAAGGCAAAATTACTGACATCGGCGCTGCCCCTTATCGTGATCGCGAAGGGGCATCAGCAACCCCGTATGTGGCTTTAGAACTGGCGGATGGTCGTGCTCATAAGCTCTGGGGCGTTGGCCTGCCTGACATGCTGGAAAAAAACCAGATCAAGGTAGGTGACAAGGCGACTATTTTTGCCGATGGGCAGAAGGCAGTCACCGTCAAAGAACGAGACGCCAAAACAGGGGTAATGAAGGACAAAGACACCTTTCGAAGGGAATGGGGTGCGCGAGACATTGAGCGTACCCCAGAGCGCGAAAGCAACCGCGTGGTGCCCGTCCAGAAGAATGACGAGCCTGTAATCGAAAGTGCAGACCCGCCAGCAGCTAAGAAAGAGGCTCCCTCCGTGACAATGCAGCCCGGTTCCAATAACGGCGCAAAGCATCATCAAGAACAGCAACGACCCTCGGATCGTCTTGAAGAACGACTGAAACACAAAGACGCGGCCAGCAGTCCCCAGTTACGCGGGGCAGCCAGTACACTTGCGCTGATCGACGCAGAAATGCGTGCTGCGGGTGTGCCTGACAAAGATCGGCAATTGGTTCGAGAACTGGCTGTCAACGAGCTTGCGAACGGCATTCGCGCAGGTCGCCAGTACGATGTTCAAAGACTTCCGAATGTGAGCGCTTCCCAGCAAGCCGCCGCGCGGGCGATCACTACGAAAGACGTATCCAAGCTCATTGAGCAGGCCCGTGTTCGAACGCCGCCGAACCTGGCCACGGCAAACAAAGGTCCAACTCAGACACCAGAACAGGCGCGTGAACGCACTCAGCAACAAGATCGTGGCCGGTAG
- a CDS encoding virB8 family protein, which produces MIQNEKELKQYFEEARSFDQDKLLAAQRSQRLAWAVAGISGLIACAGVFAVAALAPLKSVEPFVIRVDQATGVPEVMTALTDGQEAYEEAVAKYFLALYVRTREGYSYAARNVIFNHVMLMSGPDEQAEFAAHYNASNPDSPQYIYGRKTKAEVQIRSVSFLDDGLAQVRYYLVTKNEDEDLERRSQWVATLNYEFDGAAEISSQDRLINPLGFVVPDYRTDPEVVQ; this is translated from the coding sequence ATGATCCAGAATGAGAAAGAGCTTAAGCAATACTTTGAGGAAGCTCGATCCTTTGACCAAGACAAACTGCTTGCAGCGCAGCGTTCTCAACGGCTGGCTTGGGCGGTAGCTGGTATCTCGGGGCTGATCGCATGTGCCGGCGTTTTTGCTGTGGCGGCTTTGGCCCCGTTGAAGTCGGTCGAGCCGTTCGTGATCCGAGTAGATCAGGCTACCGGCGTCCCAGAAGTAATGACTGCTCTGACCGATGGTCAGGAAGCCTATGAAGAGGCAGTCGCGAAGTATTTCCTGGCCCTCTATGTCCGCACACGCGAAGGCTATTCCTATGCCGCCCGCAACGTGATCTTCAATCATGTGATGCTCATGTCCGGCCCGGATGAACAGGCGGAGTTTGCGGCGCACTACAACGCCTCAAATCCTGACAGCCCGCAGTATATCTATGGCAGAAAAACTAAGGCCGAAGTCCAAATCCGCTCTGTCTCTTTTCTAGACGATGGGTTGGCGCAGGTCCGTTACTACCTGGTCACAAAGAACGAGGATGAGGACTTGGAGCGGCGTAGTCAGTGGGTCGCCACCCTCAACTACGAGTTCGACGGTGCAGCAGAAATAAGCTCGCAAGACCGATTGATTAACCCGCTCGGCTTCGTCGTCCCAGACTACCGAACAGACCCGGAGGTCGTGCAATGA
- a CDS encoding TrbG/VirB9 family P-type conjugative transfer protein yields the protein MIRIAAIFTAALLTATPALALDIPSPSSSDSRVRSVNYNEWDVVRVIGTVRTTVQIVFDQSEEILDVAAGDNVAWEFKPRNNILYLKPREPHPPSNVQVATVRADGTTRTYSFELITREGEILANNRDVYFQIRFRYPRDKADARRTERAAQRQAAQEQAARSRLSASVAHSGTKNWQFLAAGSRNLQPAKIFDNGDMTVLTFKRSNRLPSVYMVGTDGEERLVNTTVRRNEVIVHDVVHEIRLRLGREVTAIYNMGIGKGHTSISTSTTSHHVEREVIGGSN from the coding sequence ATGATACGCATAGCCGCAATCTTTACCGCCGCTCTTTTGACGGCAACCCCAGCCCTCGCATTGGACATTCCAAGCCCCAGCAGCTCGGATAGTCGGGTGCGGTCCGTGAACTACAATGAATGGGACGTGGTGCGCGTCATCGGTACGGTTCGTACAACGGTTCAAATCGTGTTCGACCAGTCAGAGGAAATCTTGGACGTGGCCGCTGGCGACAATGTCGCTTGGGAGTTCAAACCGCGAAACAACATCCTGTATCTGAAACCCCGTGAACCGCATCCCCCTTCAAACGTGCAAGTTGCCACTGTACGCGCAGATGGTACGACCCGGACCTATTCTTTCGAACTGATCACGCGCGAAGGAGAGATTTTGGCGAATAACCGCGATGTGTATTTTCAGATCAGGTTTCGCTACCCGCGCGATAAAGCGGATGCCCGTCGAACTGAAAGAGCTGCACAACGTCAAGCCGCACAGGAACAAGCCGCGCGGTCTCGTTTGTCGGCATCCGTCGCACATTCTGGAACAAAAAACTGGCAGTTCCTGGCGGCGGGCTCGCGAAACCTGCAACCGGCCAAAATTTTTGACAATGGCGATATGACGGTTCTGACGTTCAAACGCAGCAACCGTTTGCCGTCTGTCTACATGGTGGGAACCGATGGAGAAGAGCGGTTAGTGAACACGACTGTCCGCCGGAATGAGGTCATCGTGCATGACGTTGTCCATGAAATTCGTCTGCGCCTCGGGCGCGAGGTCACGGCGATCTACAACATGGGCATCGGCAAAGGCCACACGTCAATCAGCACCAGCACAACCAGTCACCACGTAGAACGCGAAGTCATTGGAGGGAGCAACTAA
- the virB10 gene encoding type IV secretion system protein VirB10: MAVEQDSPTDGQTLDGERGITAIAESKGKAGGSEVGKKLGVAAGIAFLGFLAFLQWPTHEEPPAEEVLESTRRIKSGSQFQPADIAEPQPVPATPAAAPAEEQPVGPIERIRIEQTGLPTEPTEAELLFESSKRAPLMAFEGARTSSPQAAATGADGAGLFGSTDSGQGQGNSGLAADLQATKLEGSPATVLANPHLTITQGTLIPCSLDTAMDSSQPGMVRCTVNDDIYSTTGTVTLLEKGTRIVGQYRGGLQRGTKRLFVIWTRAETPNGVVVTLDSAGTDGLGRAGFNGAIDTQFWTRFGGTIMLSIIDDVLAGFVTSQSNADKIENTTDGVSSLAQTEFQSTINVPIVLRKNQGEKVAVMVARDLDFSNVYRLKTR, translated from the coding sequence ATGGCAGTCGAGCAAGACAGCCCCACCGATGGGCAAACTTTGGACGGCGAGCGCGGTATTACCGCTATCGCTGAAAGCAAAGGCAAAGCGGGCGGATCAGAGGTAGGTAAAAAACTCGGTGTCGCGGCTGGTATAGCATTTCTTGGTTTTCTCGCGTTCCTGCAATGGCCAACTCATGAAGAACCGCCAGCAGAAGAGGTTCTTGAAAGTACACGCCGCATCAAATCGGGCAGTCAGTTTCAACCTGCCGATATTGCAGAGCCACAGCCCGTACCGGCTACACCAGCAGCAGCACCGGCTGAAGAACAGCCTGTCGGGCCAATCGAGCGGATCAGGATCGAGCAAACGGGATTGCCAACCGAACCAACCGAAGCTGAATTGTTGTTTGAAAGCTCAAAGCGCGCTCCGCTGATGGCGTTTGAAGGCGCTCGCACCTCGTCACCGCAAGCCGCGGCAACAGGGGCTGATGGCGCCGGGCTGTTTGGTTCAACCGATAGTGGGCAAGGTCAGGGAAACTCTGGCCTGGCGGCGGATTTGCAGGCAACCAAACTTGAGGGTTCGCCGGCTACGGTTTTGGCAAATCCTCACCTGACCATCACGCAGGGCACACTCATTCCGTGTTCACTTGATACGGCTATGGACTCGTCTCAGCCGGGAATGGTCCGCTGCACCGTGAATGACGACATATATTCGACCACCGGCACCGTAACCCTTTTGGAAAAGGGAACCCGCATCGTTGGTCAGTACCGTGGAGGGCTGCAACGCGGCACAAAGCGCCTCTTTGTGATCTGGACGCGTGCAGAAACGCCAAATGGTGTTGTTGTAACGCTCGACTCGGCCGGAACGGATGGTCTCGGCCGAGCTGGCTTCAACGGCGCCATTGATACACAGTTCTGGACCCGTTTTGGCGGCACAATCATGCTGTCCATCATCGACGATGTTCTTGCCGGTTTTGTTACCAGCCAGAGCAACGCCGACAAGATTGAAAATACGACCGATGGCGTAAGCAGCCTTGCGCAAACGGAATTTCAAAGCACGATCAATGTCCCAATCGTTTTGCGTAAGAACCAGGGTGAAAAGGTCGCCGTGATGGTGGCGCGTGATCTGGATTTCTCAAACGTCTACCGACTGAAAACGAGATAA
- a CDS encoding EexN family lipoprotein codes for MKMNLRVLGLLPLGLLLAGCFEEEEPNHTVQYFLDNPEARAEMMEKCEVMDDALTDANCLNASAATQSAARDENQKRQQDAVKSLYGDGS; via the coding sequence ATGAAAATGAACCTCCGCGTCCTTGGCCTCCTTCCTCTCGGCCTGCTGCTCGCGGGATGCTTCGAAGAGGAAGAACCAAATCATACCGTTCAATACTTTTTGGATAACCCAGAAGCTCGCGCGGAAATGATGGAAAAGTGCGAAGTCATGGACGATGCGCTGACTGATGCGAATTGCTTGAACGCGAGTGCGGCAACGCAGTCTGCCGCCCGTGACGAAAACCAGAAGCGCCAACAAGATGCAGTGAAATCTCTATACGGCGACGGGAGCTAA